In the Tribolium castaneum strain GA2 chromosome 1, icTriCast1.1, whole genome shotgun sequence genome, one interval contains:
- the LOC103313005 gene encoding uncharacterized protein LOC103313005: MFTLPPLPPKDYVLRDVNQNQKSAQEFTPVALPRITQTNLGKFCAPIQYQENEKLSNLNIDYSVNPQVLERWTDNARAFWVDKPGKNDYFLHDLFKKYSVEVVPSYDVRFKHNERVFYRSFNYELECMEERRLKKLYDKMDREEREENEKKKMIEEKHIRNTDVTMGLKKCKDIQPFWWNKDKSSESDLAQNRNFQKRNENFSEEIPTLRWQEEPSLTEYLNTDPCKRRYDMALNVKILEKFYVKMERLATENLFLLEFLVDDVKMEGKCDCDTPPGEHCVSFQFLDNDALDVCEADFSPGRKYGKEDNTKSGKSCLFSLTPEQVQKVSEVFDVTVTVFKKMQPGWLPDKIAIGSALISIANLFVELIQSVEVQADQTPSAKTMKDTFVLMDSTGSKVGKISIYIRMSCFGKLIVTQFQMNLEDKSVLFKDKGGQSLYRYKKASKKNEPEEIFQNPLNTPWNSQCPTIPCDQPDFNTMGFGGQINQMYPPQPQPNLNCPMTPCFPDGMFPQDMMMGGGGGNIYGMPTSPQSDMFSPMGQSMLPCSECNIMMQQQFSAPQQLQQQQQQQIPCMMCPPEGMTSQMLTPCEECGTLLAPQFKAEVGGSPSGPASDPPGNYQEIGASMGGNALTIRVHKDKNRIEQVDSVVGSEGSCCCSPGNIGVKKQKQTVSSQSNAGSSPPQCFDVRPGIQQGDKNLPFSFKMSGAGASPNNNVIINPPVCTKPDGTKFTEITDPNKEMFVLRIGKKSEGVQKKANLELELCTPRGPELKPIPRKETRDSQYDPADCKGAGDKKKKGKKGKKDKKGKGKGKGKGKKGKKGKKK; encoded by the exons ATGTTCACCTTGCCTCCATTGCCTCCAAAAGACTACGTTTTACGTGATGTtaaccaaaatcaaaaatctgcACAAGAATTCACTCCTGTGGCTTTACCACGAATCACTCAAACAAATCTGGGCAAGTTTTGTGCTCCAATTCAGTACCAAGAGAATGAAAAATTGTCTAATTTGAATATCGACTATTCGGTGAATCCCCAAGTATTGGAACGATGGACTGACAATGCGAGGGCTTTCTGGGTAGACAAACCGGGGAAAAACGACTATTTTTTGCACGATTTGTTCAAAAAGTACAGTGTGGAGGTTGTTCCCAGCTATGACGTCAGGTTCAAACACAATG aGCGCGTTTTTTACCGCTCGTTCAATTACGAATTGGAATGTATGGAAGAACGCCGCTTGAAAAAACTCTACGATAAAATGGATCGTGAGGAAAGGGAggaaaacgaaaagaaaaaaatgatcgAAGAAAAACACATTCGTAATACCGATGTTACGATGGGTTTGAAAAAGTGCAAAGATATTCAACCGTTTTGGTGGAATAAAGATAAAAGTAGCGAAAGTGATTTAGCacaaaatagaaattttcaaaaaaggaatgaaaattttagtgaagaaatTCCGACTTTGCGTTGGCAAGAAGAACCAAGTTTGACGGAATATTTGAATACTGATCCGTGCAAGAGGAGATACGACATGGCTtt aaatgtcaaaattctcGAAAAATTCTACGTAAAAATGGAGAGACTTGCAACAGAAAATTTATTCCTCCTGGAATTTCTCGTCGATGATGTGAAAATGGAGGGAAAATGTGACTGCGACACTCCGCCAGGCGAGCATTGCGTCTCATTCCAGTTTCTGGATAATGATGCTTTGGACGTGTGTGAGGCGGATTTTTCACCAGGAAGAAAATATGGAAAAgaagataacacaaaaagtGGGAAATCTTGTCTGTTTTCGCTCACTCCAGAGCAAGTGCAGAAAGTCAGTGAGGTGTTTGATGTCACTGTGACGGTGTTTAAGAAAATGCAGCCTGGATGGTTGCCTGATAAGATTGCGATAGGAAGTGCTTTGATTTCGATTGCGAATTTGTTCGTTGAGTTGATTCAGAGTGTGGAGGTGCAAGCTGATCAGACACCTTCGGCGAAAACGATGAAAGACACCTTTGTTTTGATGGATTCGACTGGGAGTAAAGTTGGGAAGATTAGCATTTATATAAGGATGTCTTGTTTTGGAAAACTGATTGTGACACAGTTtcag atgaaTCTTGAAGACAAATCTGTTCTGTTCAAAGACAAAGGCGGTCAATCATTGTACCGTTACAAAAAAGCGAGTAAAAAAAACGAACCTGAAGAAATCTTCCAAAACCCTCTCAATACCCCGTGGAACTCCCAATGCCCCACCATCCCCTGTGACCAACCCGACTTTAACACAATGGGCTTTGGTGGTCAAATCAACCAAATGTACCCACCACAACCACAACCAAACTTAAACTGTCCCATGACACCGTGTTTTCCCGATGGTATGTTCCCCCAGGATATGATGAtgggtggtggtggtggtaaTATTTATGGAATGCCCACTTCTCCCCAATCGGATATGTTCTCACCAATGGGTCAATCCATGTTACCATGCAGTGAATGTAATATAATGATGCAACAACAATTTTCCGCCCCACAACAATTACAacagcaacaacaacaacaaatccCCTGTATGATGTGTCCTCCCGAAGGGATGACTTCACAAATGTTGACTCCTTGTGAAGAGTGTGGTACACTTTTAGCACCACAATTTAAAGCTGAAGTTGGGGGAAGTCCAAGTGGACCAGCCAGCGATCCACCGGGGAATTACCAAGAAATTGGTGCTAGTATGGGTGGAAATGCCTTAACTATTAGGGTACACAAAGATAAAAACAGGATTGAACAG GTGGATTCTGTGGTTGGTAGCGAGGGCAGTTGTTGTTGTTCTCCTGGCAATATTGGtgtgaaaaaacaaaaacaaacagtgTCAAGTCAAAGTAATGCAGGATCTTCGCCTCCTCAGTGTTTTGATGTGCGTCCAGGAATTCAACAAGGCGATAAAAATTTACCATTCTCATTTAAAATGTCCGGAGCTGGTGCTTCCCccaataataatgttataatAAATCCACCGGTTTGTACAAAACCTGATGGTACAAAGTTTACCGAAATCACGGATCCGAATAAAGAAATGTTTGTGTTACGGATTGGGAAAAAAAGTGAAGGTGTACAGAAGAAAGCTAATTTGGAATTGGAGTTGTGTACGCCAAGAGGGCCTGAATTAAAGCCAATTCCGAGAAAGGAAACGAGAGATTCTCAATATGATCCAGCTGATTGTAAAGGAGCAGGTGATAAGAAGAAGAAGGGGAAGAAAGGGAAGAAGGATAAGAAAGGGAAAGGAAAAGGGAAAGGCAAAGGAAAAAAAGGGAAGAAAGGGAAGAAGAAGTGA